The genomic DNA CCTCCTCCGCCAAGCGCTCGACGAATCCAGCCACGCGCTCAGCGGCGGTGATCAGCGCGGGATCGCCCGCGAGCACCGCGAACCGGCGGTGCCCTGCGGCGAGCAGTTCGGCAGCGAGGGCCGCGGCGGCGCCGCGATTGTCCAGGTGAATGCCGCCCGCCAGATCCAGCGGCTGGCCGATCATGACGACGCGCCCGCCCGAGCCTTGGTACCGCTCCAGCGCGACCACCAGCTCCTCGTCATCGCTGAGTCCGCGGGAGCCGGCCAGAAGGATGGCGTCCGTGCGGTGGGACATGAAGGAACGCACCGCCTCCAGCTCCAGCGCCGAATCGCGGCCCGTGCTCGCCAGCATCACCTGAATCCCGCTACCGGACAGCCGCTCCTGAACGCCGCGGGCGATCGTGGAAAAGTACGGGTCGGCAATGTCATGAACGATGAGTCCCACCAGGGAGGCGGAGCTCCTCGCCAGCGCCTGGGCTTGAGCATTGGGGTAGTACCCCAAGCGCTCGGCCGCCGCGCGCACGCGCTCGGCGATCTCCTCCGCCGGGCGGCGGCTCGAACCATTCAACACGCGCGACGCCGTCGCCGCCGAAACCCCTGCTTCCGCCGCCACCTCGGCCAGCCGAACCGCCATGATTCCTCGTTTCTCTTCGCTCTGAACGCTCAACACTAACCCTGCCATGACCTGTGATGGTTGACACACGCTCAATCTTCGCACTAGCTTGGAAAGCGCATTCCCACTGAGTCGGAGACCATCAGAAGTCAGACGCCCCCTCCGGCTCCCACACACTTTTCAGGAGTCACTCATGACGCAGACCCGCGTTCTTCGCATCGCCATGAACGGCATTACCGGCCGTATGGGCTACCGCCAGCACCTGCTGCGCTCCATCCTCCCGATCCGCGATCAGGGCGGCATCACCCTGGCCGACGGCTCCAAGGTCACCGTTGAACCCATCCTGATCGGCCGCAATGAAGCCAAGATCGCGGAGCTGGCCGCCCTGCACAACGTGGAGCACTACACCACGGACCTCGAGGGCGCGATCAACGATCCGTCGATCGACATCGTCTTCGACGCCTCGATGACCTCCCTGCGCTACAACACGCTGTCCAAGGCCATCGCCAACGGCAAGCACGTCTTCACCGAGAAGCCGACCGCCGAGACCTTGGAAGAGGCCGTGGATCTGGCCCGCCAGGCCAAGTCGGCGGGCATCACGGCCGGCGTCGTTCACGACAAGCTGTACCTGCCGGGCCTCGTCAAGCTCCGCCGCCTCGTGGACGAAGGCTTCTTCGGCCGCATCCTCTCGATGCGCGGCGAGTTCGGCTACTGGGTCTTCGAGGGCGAGATCCAGGAAGCCCAGCGCCCGTCCTGGAACTACCGCCTAGCCGACGGCGGCTCCATGACCACGGACATGTACTGCCACTGGAACTACGTCATGGAGGGCATCGTCGGCAAGGTCAAGTCCGTCAACTCCAAGACAGCCACGCACATCCCGCAGCGTTGGGACGAGAACGGCGAAGCGTACGAGGCCACCGCGGATGACGCCGCCTACGGAATCTTCGAGCTCGAAACGCCGGGCGGGGACGACGTCGTCGCTCAGATCAACTCCTCGTGGGCCGTGCGCGTCTACCGCGACGAACTGGTGGAATTCCAGATCGACGGCACGCACGGTTCCGCCGTCGCAGGCCTCAACAAGTGCGTCGCGCAGCAGCGCGCCCACACCCCGAAGCCGGTCTGGAACCCGGACCTTCCGGTCACCGAGTCCTTCCGCGACCAGTGGCTCGAGGTCCCCGCGAACGCCGAACTGGACAACGGCTTCAAGCTGCAGTGGGAAGAGTTCCTCGCCGACGTCGTCGCCGGGCGAGAGCACCGCTTCGGCCTGCTCTCCGCCGCCCGCGGCGTGCAGCTGGCCGAGCTGGGCCTGCGCTCGGCCGAGGAGCGCCGCACCATCGACATCCCGGAGATTGAGCTGTGAGCGGCGCGACGAACACCATGACCCTGCCCACGCTCGCCCTGCCGTCCCCGTACGGCACGGTCAGCGAGTACACCATGACCGGCCCGGGCGAGTTCACGCGCCCGGGGGCGCCGATCGCCTCTCGCAAGGTCTACGCCGCCGCCCACGTGGTGCCGCAGATGACCGCGGACAACACCCCGGGCGCGCCCGCTGAGCTGGATTGGGATGCCACGCTGGCCTACCGCCACGAGCTGTGGTCCTACGGCTTGGGCGTCGCGGACGCGATGGATACCGCCCAGCGCGGCATGGGCCTGGACTATGCCGCCACGTGTGAGCTGATCCGCCGCTCCGCCGCGGAGGCGGCCGACGTCGTCGCCTCCGGGCGCTACCCGGCCCTCGCCGGCCGGACCGTGCGGGACCTCGTGGCCTGCGGCGCGGGCACCGATCAGGTGGACCCCGCCACGGTGGAGCCGGGCGCCGACGGCCTCGCCACCGTGACGGCGGCGTATCTGGAGATGCTCGACGTCGTCGAGTCCTCTGGCGCGAAGGCGATCGTCATGTGCTCGCGCGCCCTGGCCAAGGTGGCCACCAGCGCCGAGGACTACTTGGACGTGTACGCGAAGGTCTTCGAGCGGGCGTCCCAGCCCGTGATCGTGCACTGGCTCGGGACGATGTTTGACCCGGCGCTGGCCGGGTACTGGGGAAGCGAGGACATCCCCACGGCGACGGCGACGTTCAACCGGCTGCTGGCGCAGCACGCGGACAAGATCGACGGCGTGAAAGTCTCCCTGCTGGACGCGGAGCACGAGAAGCAGCTGCGCGCCCGCCTGCCCGAGGGCGTGCGCCTCTACACCGGCGATGATTTCAACTACCCGGAGCTGATCGACGGCGACGGCGAGCTGTACTCGGACGCCCTGCTCGGCATTTTCGCCGCCATCTACCCGGCGGCCTCCACGGCCCTGCAGGCGTACGACGCCGGCGACGCGGCGCGCGGCCGCGCCATCCTGGATTCCACGCGGGAACTGGGCAAGCACATCTTCGCTGCGCCGACGTTCTACTACAAGACGGGCATCGCGTTTCTGTCCTGGCTCAATGGGCATCAGGACGGATTCCAGATGGTCGGCGGCCTGCACTCGGGCCGCTCGATCGCGCACCTGGCGCACACCTTCGTCCTCGCCGACAAGGCGGGCCTCCTGCTCAAGCCCGAGCTCGCGGCCGAGCGCATGCGGGAGTTGCTGGCCGTTTACGGGATCCCTCAGGACGGCTCCGCGCCCCCGGAGGCCCACGCATGAGCGCCGCAGACTACCCGCTGGCGCTCAATACGGGCACGACGCCGACTCTGGATTTGCGAACGGCGTGCGAGGCCACGGCAGCGGCAGGATTGACGCACATTGGGCCGTGGCGTCACCTTCTGGACGGCGCCGGCGGCGCGGACGCGGCGGCGAAGATCATCGCCGAGTCCGGCCTGAAGGCCTCCACGCTCTGCCGTGGCGGC from Zhihengliuella flava includes the following:
- a CDS encoding dihydrodipicolinate synthase family protein is translated as MPTLALPSPYGTVSEYTMTGPGEFTRPGAPIASRKVYAAAHVVPQMTADNTPGAPAELDWDATLAYRHELWSYGLGVADAMDTAQRGMGLDYAATCELIRRSAAEAADVVASGRYPALAGRTVRDLVACGAGTDQVDPATVEPGADGLATVTAAYLEMLDVVESSGAKAIVMCSRALAKVATSAEDYLDVYAKVFERASQPVIVHWLGTMFDPALAGYWGSEDIPTATATFNRLLAQHADKIDGVKVSLLDAEHEKQLRARLPEGVRLYTGDDFNYPELIDGDGELYSDALLGIFAAIYPAASTALQAYDAGDAARGRAILDSTRELGKHIFAAPTFYYKTGIAFLSWLNGHQDGFQMVGGLHSGRSIAHLAHTFVLADKAGLLLKPELAAERMRELLAVYGIPQDGSAPPEAHA
- a CDS encoding Gfo/Idh/MocA family protein; amino-acid sequence: MTQTRVLRIAMNGITGRMGYRQHLLRSILPIRDQGGITLADGSKVTVEPILIGRNEAKIAELAALHNVEHYTTDLEGAINDPSIDIVFDASMTSLRYNTLSKAIANGKHVFTEKPTAETLEEAVDLARQAKSAGITAGVVHDKLYLPGLVKLRRLVDEGFFGRILSMRGEFGYWVFEGEIQEAQRPSWNYRLADGGSMTTDMYCHWNYVMEGIVGKVKSVNSKTATHIPQRWDENGEAYEATADDAAYGIFELETPGGDDVVAQINSSWAVRVYRDELVEFQIDGTHGSAVAGLNKCVAQQRAHTPKPVWNPDLPVTESFRDQWLEVPANAELDNGFKLQWEEFLADVVAGREHRFGLLSAARGVQLAELGLRSAEERRTIDIPEIEL
- a CDS encoding LacI family DNA-binding transcriptional regulator — protein: MAVRLAEVAAEAGVSAATASRVLNGSSRRPAEEIAERVRAAAERLGYYPNAQAQALARSSASLVGLIVHDIADPYFSTIARGVQERLSGSGIQVMLASTGRDSALELEAVRSFMSHRTDAILLAGSRGLSDDEELVVALERYQGSGGRVVMIGQPLDLAGGIHLDNRGAAAALAAELLAAGHRRFAVLAGDPALITAAERVAGFVERLAEEGIEPLLVSEGVFTRDGGHDDMSRLLEAGALDLDSGQVCVFCANDVMALGAMTAIREHGLAVPSDVAVAGFDDIPTLGDMVPSVTTVRLPLEEIGRQAADFVLSEVDETYRESVRGEPVLRESTAVRS